The DNA segment ACCACGGCTACTTCTACACGAAACACCAGCACCCTTTAAACCACGGCTACTTCTACACGAAACACCAGCACCCTTTAAACCACGGCTACTTCTACACGAAACACCAACACCCTTTAAACCACGGCTACTTCTACATGAAACACCAGCACCCTTTAAAACACGGCTACTTCTACACGAAACATCAGCACCCTTTAAACCACGGCTATTTCTACACGAAACACCAGCCTCCCTTTAAACCACGGCTACTTCTACACGAAACACCAGCACCCTTTAAACCATGGCTACTTCTACACGAAACACCAGCCTCCTTTAAACCATGGCTACTTCTACACGAAACACCAGCCTCCCTTAAACCACGGCTACTTCTACATGAAACACCAGCACCCTTTAAACCACGGCTACTTCTACACGAAACACCAGCACCCTTTAAACCACGGCTACTTCTACATGAAACACCAACACCTTTAAACCACGGCTACTTCTACACGAAACACCAGCACCCTTTAAACCACGGCTACTTCTACACGAAACACCAGCACCCTTTAAACCACGGCTACTTCTACACGAAACACCAGCACCCTTTAAACCACGGCTACTTCTACACGAAACACCAACACCCTTTAACCCACGGCCACTTCTACACGAAACACCAACACCCTTTAAACCACGGCCACTTCTACACGAAACACCAACACCCTTTAAACCACGGCTACTTCTACATGAAACACCAGCACCCTTTAAACCACGGCTACTTCTACACGAAACGCCAACACCCTTTAAACCACGGCTACTTCTACATGAAACACCAGCACCCTTTAAACCACGGCTACTTCTACATGAAACACCAACACCTTTAAACCACGGCTACTTCTACACGAAACACCAGCACCATTTAAACCACGGCTACTTCTACACGAAACACCAACACCCTTTAAACCATGGCTACTTCTACACGAAACACCAACACCCTTTAAACCACGGCTACTTCTACACGAAACACCAACACCCTTTAAACCACGGCTACTTCTACATGAAACACCAGCACCCTTTAAATCACGGCTACTTCTACACGAAACACGAGCACCCTTTAAACCACTGCTACTTCTACACGAAACACCAGCACCCTTTAAACCACGGCTACTTCTACACGAAACACCAACACCCTTTAACCCACGGCCACTTCTACACGAAACACCAACACCCTTTAAACCACGGCTACTTCTACACGAAACACCAGCACCCTTTAAACCACGGCTACTTCTACACGAAACACCAGCACCCTTTAAACCACGGCTACTTCTACACGAAACACCAACACCCTTTAAACCACGGCTACTTCTACATGAAACACCAGCACCCTTTAAAACACGGCTACTTCTACACGAAACATCAGCACCCTTTAAACCACGGCTATTTCTACACGAAACACCAGCCTCCCTTTAAACCACGGCTACTTCTACACGAAACACCAGCACCCTTTAAACCATGGCTACTTCTACACGAAACACCAGCCTCCCTTAAACCACGGCTACTTCTACATGAAACACCAGCACCCTTTAAACCACGGCTACTTCTACACGAAACACCAGCACCCTTTAAACCACGGCTACTTCTACATGAAACACCAACACCTTTAAACCACGGCTACTTCTACACGAAACACCAGCACCCTTTAAACCACGGCTACTTCTACACGAAACACCAGCACCCTTTAAACCACGGCTACTTCTACACGAAACACCAACACCCTTTAAACCATGGCTACTTCTACACGAAACACCAACACCCTTTAAACCACGGCTACTTCTACACGAAACACCAGCACCCTTTAAACCACGGCTACTTCTACACGAAACACCAGCACCCTTTAAACCACGGCTACTTCTACACGAAACACCAGCACCCTTTAAACCACGGCTACTTCTACACGAAACACCAACACCCTTTAACCCACGGCCACTTCTACACGAAACACCAACACCCTTTAAACCACGGCTACTTCTACACGAAACACCAGCACCCTTTAAACCACGGCTACTTCTACACGAAACACCAGCACCCTTTAAACCACGGCTACTTATACACGAAACACCAGCACCCTTTAAAACACGGCTACTTCTACACGAAACATCAGCACCCTTTAAACCACGGCTATTTCTACACGAAACACCAGCCTCCCTTTAAACCACGGCTACTTCTACACGAAACATCAGCACCCTTTAAACCACGGCTACTTCTACATGAAACACCAACACCCTTTAAACCACGGCTACTTCTACACGAAACACCAGCACCCTTTAAACCACGGCTACTTCTACACGAAACATCAGCACCCTTTAAACCACGGCTACTTCTACACGAAACACCAGCCTCCCTTAAaccacggagagagagagagagagagagagagagagagagagagagagagagagagagagagagagagagagagagagagagagagagagagacgctgTCGCTCTATACGCTACTCATACTAAAGTCAACAAgcggcaggacagtacatactccatattttgatgcaccagtcgaaGACCACTTGTTGGGGGCAAAAACACACCCATCATTGGtaatcgatcctgcgacccactGTCACTCAGACGAACGATGTGGCACTGAGCTGCATACCATCTATGGATGtgtcaaacaaataaattaaagtgaaaaacccaaacatatgtatatacaccCTGGGCAGCACATTATAGTGTCAGCAGTTAGTAATAATTgaactttttattatataacatttagtgaaatatcttaaaatatcattgaaataaaagtgttatcagtcactcagtgacgataacatattttagagtgaaactttcactatttcactctaaaatgtgttatcgtcactgtaaaaaagtgttatcttcactgtattTTGCTGgtggcatttaaaaaataaaggtaaattgccaaaacttatataataaatagaaaatgtcatgttttttgtcaaatatgatttatatctcatgtCGTTAAGTTTgcagcgcgactcgtgagatatggaatcttgcaaacttcactcgatgatattataaatcatatttgacaaaaaacatgaaatacccTCTGTATGCTACATATggttttgatgatgatgatgatgatgatgatgatgctgatgctgataATAATGACGATGACGACACCGATGACggcttttcgattaccagctaGGGTTGTTTATGTGCACTTATACACAACCAGTACATTTCTGTCATAACTCAGTCATGCGTGAACGAAAATTCGGTCAAGTTATTATGTTCTTAACCCATTCTTTTCTCGTGTGGTTTATTTCTGGTATAAATCTAATGATAGAAATAATCCTTTTCGCCAGATGTCCGTATGAGGTgtgttgaaaacaaaatatctcgTCTGCGATCGCCGGACTGGTCACGTGGTGTGACGTCACGTTGCGTGCAAGGTTTCGTAATGGGATGAAGTGAGTTACGTAAGACCACCTGTAATTGATTTGCGTTTGTGTTGCGACATTCTGCACCCAGTGCACCCAGTGTCGGGCTAGAAAACAACATCAGATTCTCTCTTCTTTGTGTTTAGTGGAATAGTtatcggtggtgtagtggctaAGTCATCGCACTCAACTCTGGTAGGTGTTGGGTTCAAACCCGGGCGTTCGGGTCTGAGTGTATGGGTGTTTAATTAGTACCACTCGATGGACCTATTCATACACTATGTTCTCGTATATATTGAGTATATATattgagaaaatatatttagtatatattgagtatatatatatatatatatatatatatatatatatatatatatatatatatatatatattgagtatAAACGACAACACAGGGAATGACTCGTTCCATCGAGTGGTACTAATAATTAAACACCCAtaaactccaaccaggacccgaaCGCTCGTGGGTTCAAGGCCTGTCgtgagaaaacaaaaacaacaacaacaacaaaacaacaaacaaaagcgAAGGGAGTGATTAACTGCCCCCCTATCTTAGATTAAgcggagccatttaagatattaagctttgatatttaattgttttgtagtacttcttttaattaaaatattattaaagggacattcctgggtttgctgcaatttttaagatgttatcgacgaacagagactttttaaccatTGTAATTACATAGCAAATAGATCtttctgcttaaaatattagtggttgtatattaaaattaatgtgtttctgatcgttctactatttgtactaggcctaggttaaatttcattttatttcctaattattgtttttcgtacgtacgaaattatttaaagacaaaatccagtttgggcttcttacaaatattaataagacgaccagaaacacattgaatatacagacactgatattctaaacaagaaaatatatttaatatgtaagtttaatcgtagaaatattttacgattaaatgtagcaaactcaggaatgtccctttaaggggagctaaaaatacTCTCGTTGAAATAGTCTCAAGGGAGTGGAGAATCttacagtggcgtagcgtgatctagaccggggggggggggggggggggggcgaatacGAACCTAGCGAACTCGTTTGTCTACATTGTCTCTGGACACGTATATCAATACCAAATATTGCACTGGAAATCCTGACATATATATTgtcttagagcggaaacccgctacattgttccattagtagctaaggatcttttataggcacttccctcatagacaggacatacataccacggccttttatataccagtcgtggtacactaaCTAGAAGAATAAATAGCCCCGtgggtccacagacggggatcgatcccagaccgaccaggCATCAGACGAGCGTGTCGCACAATTACATCATTAAGGGgtcggcacgtagcccagtgataaagcactcgcctgatgctcggtcggtttgggatcgagcCCAGTCGAtgggctcattaggctatttctcgtttaatctttaacttttaattacaTTACTAATGAGAAACATCGCTAATAAATTTGTCAGAATTAAGGCGAGCGAAGTTCTATGCTCCACTGAAaaaaatataccggcctcggtggcgtcgtggttaggccatcggtctacaggctgtactgggttcgaatcccagtcgagccatgggatttttaatccagataccgactccaaaccctgagtgagttctcagcaaggctcaatgggtaggtgtaaaccacttgcaccgaccagtgatccataactggttcaacaaaggccatggtttgtgctatcctgcctgtgggatcccttgctgtctgtcgtaaaagagtagcctatgtggcgacagcgggtttcctctaaaaacagtgtcagaatgaccatatgtttgacgtccaatagccgatgataagatcaaaaatcaatgtgctctagtggcgtcgttaaataaaacttaactttttttactgaaaaaaatatattctaaaAGGAAAACTAGCTatgagtggggtgggggggggtcgaccccaAAATATCACCCTCAACAGCACATGCTACTGCCTTATCGGCGCCCACCCGACACCTTCTAGCCACCCCACCTGTAGGTATGGCCCTGTAGATGTACGATGTTCACTACACGTTGAATGTTGTCAGCTTCCTATTTCTTACGAGCAGGTTACTCGGTGCGACCAAACAATCATTAGCTGTATCGATTATTTCTACAAGCTGCTGTCGGCGTGTGACAAGTTGGCAGTCAGTTTTGACAGTTAATGAGTACACTTTGCGATCAGAACCAAGACAGACGGACGCGCGGTCGTAAACGACGTATAGCATATGAATCCCGTGTTCACACACGATCTCGCACTCTGTCTGAGTTATGGCAGACAGACCAATAACTTAgttaatgtatataatgtcatGGATTGATATTTCAAAATTCTGtacttatatatattatatatgtcgTGGATGTAATTTTGAAAATACTTATATGACTTATAGTCATATAGGGGCGGCTTGgctcaaaacaaaaagagaaaaaagtcgAGTGTGCACTTTCCCTTAAAAGCATGAACGTTGACACATGGTTAGAGTAAAGCAATACAAGGATGTTTTTGTCTAGGGGCCACCGAAAATTGCACCCCCgtatggctgccatcttgaaatccaagatgaccACCATTGCGAacctattttgtttaatatctcctCAACTAGCATAGATATCGATACAGTTGAAACGCTTATACCTACTGTTTAAGAGTCTAGGAATCCAATGCTGAcagaaaatgtttgaaaattgtggctgccatcttgaaatccaagatggccaccatccgCAATCTAATTTGCTCAATATCTCATTTAATAGTAAAGatattaatacagttttaacgCCTAGACCATATTTTAGGGGTCTAGGAATCCAATGGTGACACTGAATTGTGGCTGCtatcttgaaatccaagatggccgccatccATCGAGCTATcgtgcaaaaaacaacaacaaaaaacactcaCAAAACCCCCACGAAAACAGGTcaccaaaatatgtttttaaaaaacaatcattGGTAAGCATGAAAATCtaagatatttttttcaaaacggATTgcattaacatacatgtttttcaGTGCATTGTTAGCCGAGAACACGGATCGATCTGTGACGCTAATTTCGGCTCTATGTCATATGAAAAAATAGTagggctgggttttttttttttttgtggggttttttaggggggggggggggtattatatCGAAGTAAAAATATGCTTATCTTAATTACTCGTTTTTAATATTAGGTCAAATAAATATGGAAATAGATTATTTATTCACCCATGAATTCGTCTGCGTAGTCCTGGGTTTTCTTCCCCCACTTTTATATGCCCTCAGTTTGACTTTGAATCACTGTTGAAAAGACATTTTGTGACACACTCTCAAAACAAATTGTGTCTACAAAGTGGTTATTCAACATTTGTTTATCTTGTAGTCGCTTATTTCATATGTTTCCAGAGTTTATTTCAAAACAACAGAATATTTTATCAAGAAAAAACTCAGCTTCGTTTTGCATCATCGTCATATTCACGATCTGAATAATGACTCTTGTGGTTCACAGTATCGTCAGTAAACAtattctcttttgttttcttaactGGACAACTGGTCTGAAGTTCTTGTAAGttgggacgggatgtagcccagtagtagagcgctcgttcgatgcgcggttggtctgggatctacccccgtcggtgggcccattgggctatttctcgttccagccagccagtgcaccacgactggtatatcaaagaccgtgtatgtaacccagtggtaaagcgctagcctgatgggcagtcggtttaggatcgatccccgtcggtggccccattgggctatttctcttttcagcgagtgcaccacgactggtatatcaaagaccgtggtatgtactaccctgtctgtgggatagtgcatataaaagatcccttgctgttaatcgaaaagagttgcccatgaagtggcgacagcggatttcctctgtcattatctgtgtggtccttaaccatatgtctgacgccatataactgtaaataaaatgtgttgagtgcgtcgttaaatacaacatttctttctccttttttttcttgtaaatTAACTTCTACTGCATGGCAAAACGCACATTTTGTTTGTATCCAAAAGGCAAAATCAATGCAGCATCGCACAAAATATATGACGTATATTCGTCAAAACAACTTGTCTATGTATTTAAGCATACTATAGAATTATGTAGGAGTTTTCACAACTCGAAGGATTTATTATATTTCACTACTCTATTAACATACAGAgtcggggtttagctcagtcgcaTGAGGTGCtttcgtcgcaggatcgaaccacctcggtggatccattcaacggattgggttttttttttctcgttccaactagcacaccacaactggacaaaggctgtagtatgtgctttcctgtctgtgggaaagtgcatataaaagatctattgctgcattaggaaacatgtggcgggtttcctctaatgacttaaacaaaacaaactttaactattaacaTACGTGTAGCTACGAGATGCTTGTATTATGCATTATAATAATTCCATCTGTATCATCTATAACAATGGTCACCATCTTCAATGGCGAACTTACCCACATATTCCAGAGTACGTGACAAACAGTTTTCCAATAATGGAAAATAGCAAATCCATATCAAGTTGAGAGCATGTAAAAGTGCACACACGCGGTAGTTCAGCTTTTAGAGTATTGTGCCAAATTGAAGTTTTACAGatttatacaaaaacaaattccttGTAATATCTTTTGTagagtattaaagggacataccctagtttttaaacactaaggcataattttcactattagagccgtttatgatcactggaaTCTTATAGtgtattgcttagattatccatttccgtacaaccgacgtgtttctggtcattctgatgtttctaataacacaaaatacatttttaatgtttttaaataacggttatggagtcacgttttagtgtatttttaagggtatctcaacgtcacagactcatgtttcactctgttgtatccaatttgttacaggtttgtaaattaaccaaacttagtgtcccatttgtacgggttgaaactagggtctgaaaatatgccttagtgtttaaaaactagcgtctgtccctttaaatacagtGATATAAAGCAAATCTCATTCAAGTCGGCCGAGTaagtttttttctatttttaaatgtcCACTTTCCCCATAAAATCGTTCTTTTTATCCCAAAATGGCGTTATTTCATCAAATGAATGTATTAGTTATTTTCATATGTTTAGGCTATTTTATAGAACATTTGTGTTCTTATTCATTTTAGGTCAACATTTATATGAACTCCAGTCACTGAATCATACGTTAGAACTGACATTCGACCTAACTGCTCTTGAGTGTGACGTCAGAGTTTGATAAGTAGCAGTCAAAGGAAAGAGAGTTGACGTCGATGTCATCATTATGTTTAACACTCTAGACACGTTCCCGGTTCACGGAATATAGGATACAGAAGTGTATCTTTCCGTGCACGTTTCCTTCATGTCTATTGGCTCTGGTCTCCTCTCTATGATGGTATACTAATAAACTGACAGGTTTGTTGGTATCAGTTTGTTAAATCAGTTGGTATCAGTTTGTTAAATCAGTTGGTATCAGTTTGTTCAATCAGTGGAGTGGTTAAAAGAAGAGAAGATTTTCTGATCAGTATCTGCAAACATGGAGAAATGACATCTT comes from the Gigantopelta aegis isolate Gae_Host chromosome 14, Gae_host_genome, whole genome shotgun sequence genome and includes:
- the LOC121389258 gene encoding histidine-rich glycoprotein-like, giving the protein MKHQHPLNHGYFYTKHEHPLNHCYFYTKHQHPLNHGYFYTKHQHPLTHGHFYTKHQHPLNHGYFYTKHQHPLNHGYFYTKHQHPLNHGYFYTKHQHPLNHGYFYMKHQHPLKHGYFYTKHQHPLNHGYFYTKHQPPFKPRLLLHETPAPFKPWLLLHETPASFKPWLLLHETPASLKPRLLLHETPAPFKPRLLLHETPAPFKPRLLLHETPTPLNHGYFYTKHQHPLNHGYFYTKHQHPLNHGYFYTKHQHPLNHGYFYTKHQHPLTHGHFYTKHQHPLNHGHFYTKHQHPLNHGYFYMKHQHPLNHGYFYTKRQHPLNHGYFYMKHQHPLNHGYFYMKHQHL
- the LOC121389259 gene encoding histidine-rich glycoprotein-like; this translates as MKHQHPLNHGYFYTKHEHPLNHCYFYTKHQHPLNHGYFYTKHQHPLTHGHFYTKHQHPLNHGYFYTKHQHPLNHGYFYTKHQHPLNHGYFYTKHQHPLNHGYFYMKHQHPLKHGYFYTKHQHPLNHGYFYTKHQPPFKPRLLLHETPAPFKPWLLLHETPASLKPRLLLHETPAPFKPRLLLHETPAPFKPRLLLHETPTPLNHGYFYTKHQHPLNHGYFYTKHQHPLNHGYFYTKHQHPLNHGYFYTKHQHPLNHGYFYTKHQHPLNHGYFYTKHQHPLNHGYFYTKHQHPLNHGYFYTKHQHPLTHGHFYTKHQHPLNHGYFYTKHQHPLNHGYFYTKHQHPLNHGYLYTKHQHPLKHGYFYTKHQHPLNHGYFYTKHQPPFKPRLLLHETSLPISYEQVTRCDQTIISCIDYFYKLLSACDKLAVSFDS